The genomic window CTATTTGATTTAGGTGCTCAATATAATTATTATAATGGGGATATATCAAGAACATTTCCTGTTAATGGTAAATTTACAGAGAGACAAAAAGATGTTTATAATTCAGTCTTAAGAGTTAATGAAAGGGTTATTAAATCAATGAAGCCAGGTGTTAGTTTTATTGAACTTAATAAACAAGCTAGAAAATGGATAGCAGAAGAGTGCATTAAACTTGGTTTAATAGAAAAAGAAGAAGAAGTATCAAAGTACTATTATCATAGTATAGGTCATAGTTTAGGAATGGATACACATGATATAGAACCTCCTAATAGAGATGTAATATTTGAGGCAGGAATGGTATATACAGTTGAACCAGGAATATATATAGAAGACGAATCTATAGGAATTAGAATCGAAGATGATGTATTAATAACGGAAGATGCTTGCGAAGTGTTAACTAAGGACATGATAAAAACTGTTGAAGATATAGAAGAATTTATGTTAAATAATAAAAATACACTACAGTTTTAATAAAAAAGACTTTATAACATTAGTAAGTAAATAAAAAATATTCAGATTTTTTACGGAATACTATTGCATTAAATAATTAATGCTTGTATAATCAAATCATAAGTGAATAACGGCAAGGGTAGAGGCGCAATATTTAATAGTACTATTGATGAGATAAGCACTATGACTCAATAGGAAAGGAAATATTGCCGAAGCATACAACTGATGCTTTAAAGTTGTATAGCTGGGGTTGCATAAAATATGTGTAACACTGTCACAAATAATGTTTGTGGTGAGCTATCATTTAAGGATGTTTTTAATATAGTAGTGAAAATATATTAGAGCCTTGAGTGAAAACTCAAGGCTCTTTTTTAATAGAAAATAAAAATATTTAATTAAGCTGCCCTTTAAGTATTCACAATAAGATATAAAAAGGGGGACTTAAATATGAAAAACAATAAAAATTTTAGAGTATTTTTAATGACTATATTGATGTTAATTATGTCAACATCAGTAGTCTTTGCGTCAGAAGTTGATGCAGTAACTAATAATGCAGAGCATTATGGAATTTTAACATTAATACCACCAATAGTAGCTATAATATTAGCTTTCCTAACAAAAAATGTAATAATATCATTGTTTATAGGTATTTTATCAGGGAGTTTTCTTATAAAATTGATAGATCATTCATTATTTAGTGCACTTATTCAATCTTTCTTAGATTTTGTATCAAGAGCGTTAAATTCATTAGCAGATCCATGGAATGCAGGTATTATACTTCAAGTTTTAGTTATAGGAGGTGTAATTCATTTAGTAGCTAAAATGGGGGGAGCTAAAGCTGTAGCAGAGGCTTTAGCAAGAAAAGCTAAAAATGCTAGAAGTACACAATTAGTAACATTGTTATTGGGGATTGCAGTATTTTTTGATGACTATGCAAACTCATTAATAGTTGGACCTATAATGAAGCCTGTAGCTGATAAAATGAGAATATCAAGAGAAAGATTGGCATTTATTATAGATGCTACGGCAGCACCTATTGCAGGACTTGCAATTATTTCTACATGGATAGGACTTGAGGTTGGTTTAATAAACGATGCTTTTACAAATGGAATTGGGCAACAAGTAGATGCCTTTGGGGTATTTCTGCAAACTATACCATATAGATTTTATAATATACTAATAATATTCTTTGTATTTATTACTTCATTCTTATTAAAAGATTTTGGTCCTATGTATAAGGCTGAGATTGAAGCAAGAAGAAGAGATTTAAAGGCAGAAAAAGAGGTAGCAGCAGATAATAATAAAATAGATAATTCAGAGTTAGAACCAAAGGAAGGGATTAAGCTTAGTATATGGAATGCTATAATTCCAATTGGAACCTTGATAATTACAGCATTAATTTGCTTCTATTTTAGTGGATATTCATCAATAATGGCTGGAGAAGATATAGCTCTTCAACAATTAATGGGTAATTCACCATTTTCATTATCAGCTATACAACAAGCTTTTAGTGCATCAGATGCATCAGTTGCCTTATTCCAATCAGCATTAGTTGCTAGTATAGTTACTATAATTATGGGAGTTTTAAAAGGGATATTTACTTTATCAGAAGCTATAGATACTTGGATAGATGGAATGAAGCCATTACTTATAACTGGAGTTATACTAATACTTGCTTGGTCATTAAGTTCAGTAATTAAAGAGTTAGGTACAGCAAAATATTTAGTATCATTATTATCAGGGACATTACCATATTTCCTATTACCAAGTTTAATATTTATTCTTGGAGCAGTAATATCATTTGCTACTGGAACAGCATATGGAACTATGGGGATATTAATGCCACTTGCTATTCCATTAGCATTTTCAATAAATACAGACATGGGATATGTAATAGTAAGTGCAAGTGCAGTGTTAACTGGAGCTATATTTGGTGACCACTGTTCGCCTATATCAGATACAACAATATTATCCTCTATGGGATCTGGGTGTAATCATATAGATCACGTTAAAACTCAAATGCCATATGCATTATTTGTTGCAGTTATTACAATAGTATTTGGGTATATACCGGCAGGATTCGGTTTAGCATGGTATATAGTTTTACCAATAGCTTTATTAGCAGTATATATAGGAGTTCAGATATTAGGAAAAAAAGTAGATTCTGTAACAAATAAACAATTATTATAAAAATTAGTTTTGAAAAGCTAGAATATTTATTCTAGCTTTTTTATTTTAATAGATAATTAATAGATAAAAATAGTTGAATATTCGTAATATATTGTATAATCTATATAGATATAAGAAGAAAGGGGTAAAAAGAAATGAGTAAAATTGATAATTTAAGAGAAATAATGAAAAAGAATGATATACATCACTACATAATTCCAAGCAGTGATCCACATCAGAGTGAGTATGTTGCAGATTATTATAAAGGTAGAGCGTATGTTTCTGGTTTTACAGGATCAGCTGGAACAATAGTAGTATCATTAAATACAGCTAATTTATGGACGGATGGAAGATATTTTATACAAGCAGCCAGGGAGTTAAATAATAGTGGGATTGATTTAATGAAAATGAGAACTCCAGGTTACCCAAATGTTGAAGAGTGGATAAAAAGTAATGTTAAAGAAGGGGAGACTTTAGGATTTGATGGAAGATGTTATTCAGCAAATCAATATAAACAAATACTTTCTATAGCAAAATATAATAAATTTAATATAAAAATGGATAAAGATTTATTAGATGATATTTGGACGGAAAGGCCGGAATTGCCTAGCGAAAAAATATTTTTACATGATGTTAAATTTGCAGGGAAAAATGTAAAAGAAAAGCTTTCAGAAGTAAGAAGTGAAATGAATAATTTAAATGTAGAAAGTTATATTATATCATCACTAGATGATATAGCATGGTTATTTAATATAAGAGGAAATGATATAAAATTTAATCCAGTTGTACTTTCATATGCATTAATTACAATGAATTCAGCTAAATTATATATTGATATGAAAAAAGTAGATAATAAAGTATTAGGGGAGTTAAAAAAGCATGGTGTAGAAATATTAGAATATAATAATATATATAAAGATATTCTAAATATAAATGAATCAATATTAATAGATCCTGCAAAAGTTAATGCTAATATATATTCCCTTATCAAGAAAGAAGTAAAGATAATAGAAGGTTTAAATATAACAACAAAATTAAAAGCTATAAAAAATGAAACTGAGATAGCTAATTTAGAAGTATGCCAAGTTAGAGATGGCGTTGCCATGGTTAAGTTTATAAAGTGGCTTAAGGAATCAGTTGGAAAAGATGAGGTTACTGAGATATTAGCTAGTGAGAAGTTAAAAGAATTTAGAGCTATGGGTGAAAACTTCAAGGGAGAAAGTTTTGGAACTATAGCTGGATATAAAGATCACGCAGCTATGATGCATTATTCAGCAACAGAAAAAACACAATATAAACTAAAACCAGAAGGAATGTTCCTTGTAGATTCAGGTGGACAATATCTTGATGGAACTACTGATATTACGAGAACCTTTATATTAGGGCAATTAACAGAAGAGGAAAAAAGAGATTTTACATTAGTTCTTAGAGGCCATATAAATTTATTAACAGCTAAATTTCTAAAAGGAACAACTGGTATGAATTTAGATATCTTAGCTAGAAGACCTTTATGGGACTATGGAATAGATTATAAATGTGGTACAGGACATGGTGTAGGATTTTTCTTAAATGTACATGAGGGACCACAAGGTTTTAGACAAGAAGGAAATACTACAGTTTTA from Clostridium septicum includes these protein-coding regions:
- a CDS encoding Na+/H+ antiporter NhaC family protein, producing the protein MKNNKNFRVFLMTILMLIMSTSVVFASEVDAVTNNAEHYGILTLIPPIVAIILAFLTKNVIISLFIGILSGSFLIKLIDHSLFSALIQSFLDFVSRALNSLADPWNAGIILQVLVIGGVIHLVAKMGGAKAVAEALARKAKNARSTQLVTLLLGIAVFFDDYANSLIVGPIMKPVADKMRISRERLAFIIDATAAPIAGLAIISTWIGLEVGLINDAFTNGIGQQVDAFGVFLQTIPYRFYNILIIFFVFITSFLLKDFGPMYKAEIEARRRDLKAEKEVAADNNKIDNSELEPKEGIKLSIWNAIIPIGTLIITALICFYFSGYSSIMAGEDIALQQLMGNSPFSLSAIQQAFSASDASVALFQSALVASIVTIIMGVLKGIFTLSEAIDTWIDGMKPLLITGVILILAWSLSSVIKELGTAKYLVSLLSGTLPYFLLPSLIFILGAVISFATGTAYGTMGILMPLAIPLAFSINTDMGYVIVSASAVLTGAIFGDHCSPISDTTILSSMGSGCNHIDHVKTQMPYALFVAVITIVFGYIPAGFGLAWYIVLPIALLAVYIGVQILGKKVDSVTNKQLL
- a CDS encoding aminopeptidase P family protein translates to MSKIDNLREIMKKNDIHHYIIPSSDPHQSEYVADYYKGRAYVSGFTGSAGTIVVSLNTANLWTDGRYFIQAARELNNSGIDLMKMRTPGYPNVEEWIKSNVKEGETLGFDGRCYSANQYKQILSIAKYNKFNIKMDKDLLDDIWTERPELPSEKIFLHDVKFAGKNVKEKLSEVRSEMNNLNVESYIISSLDDIAWLFNIRGNDIKFNPVVLSYALITMNSAKLYIDMKKVDNKVLGELKKHGVEILEYNNIYKDILNINESILIDPAKVNANIYSLIKKEVKIIEGLNITTKLKAIKNETEIANLEVCQVRDGVAMVKFIKWLKESVGKDEVTEILASEKLKEFRAMGENFKGESFGTIAGYKDHAAMMHYSATEKTQYKLKPEGMFLVDSGGQYLDGTTDITRTFILGQLTEEEKRDFTLVLRGHINLLTAKFLKGTTGMNLDILARRPLWDYGIDYKCGTGHGVGFFLNVHEGPQGFRQEGNTTVLEPGMIITNEPGIYKEGKYGIRTENTLLVVKDIVSEESGEFYSFKTISYCPIDLDGVEVRLLTNKERNWLNEYHSIVFEKLSPYLNESEKEFLKHETRAI